A portion of the Wolbachia endosymbiont of Oedothorax gibbosus genome contains these proteins:
- a CDS encoding IS630 family transposase (programmed frameshift), with the protein MAGKSKAIGEELYNQCKLELKKYGIRGEIGRRLQAIISAKEYGISKVAKIYRITRTTLMKWIARFKEKGVIGFAIQPGRGPKPKLNEEKKEKIREVIEEDGANLTAKKLQGIVEGMLAIKVSESTARRLMKKLGFTYITPRPAHYKQDKNKQEEFKKNLNEIVEKNRKKEVFFDESRFGTHSKVGHGWFKKGSRTQVKVKIGRENFYLYSAVNPRNGEDISLLAPHVNTDCMNIFLEQMSKDLGTREAFLIMDCASWHRSKGLKTPENITIIYLPPYSPELNPVERFWQHLKENIIKNKMYDSIKLLENAVSEFIRDITESSIKTICSVNYLSSYL; encoded by the exons ATGGCAGGAAAAAGTAAAGCAATAGGAGAAGAACTATATAATCAATGCAAGTTAGAATTAAAAAAATATGGAATAAGAGGAGAGATAGGAAGAAGGTTACAAGCAATAATATCAGCAAAGGAGTATGGTATCTCAAAAGTTGCTAAAATATATAGAATTACGAGAACGACATTAATGAAATGGATTGCAAGATTTAAAGAAAAAGGTGTTATTGGGTTTGCAATACAGCCAGGGCGAGGACCTAAACCAAAACTGAACGAGGAGAAGAAGGAAAAAATAAGAGAGGTAATAGAAGAAGATGGGGCAAATCTGACTGCTAAAAAATTGCAAGGTATAGTTGAAGGAATGTTAGCTATCAAAGTAAGTGAGTCAACGGCGAGAAGGCTTATGAAGAAGCTAGGATTTACATATATCACACCTCGTCCAGCACATTATAAACAAGACAAAAACAAACAAGAGGAGTTCAAAAAAAATCTCAATGAAATTGTGGAAAAGAACCGGAAAAAGGAGGTT TTTTTCGATGAATCGAGATTTGGAACGCACTCAAAAGTTGGACATGGATGGTTTAAAAAGGGCTCAAGAACACAAGTTAAAGTAAAAATCGGAAGAGAAAACTTCTATCTTTACAGCGCTGTAAATCCCAGGAATGGAGAGGATATTAGCCTACTTGCTCCACATGTAAACACAGATTGCATGAACATATTTTTGGAGCAGATGTCGAAAGATTTGGGGACTAGAGAAGCTTTTCTTATCATGGATTGCGCAAGTTGGCATAGGTCTAAAGGTTTAAAAACTCCTGAAAATATCACCATAATTTATTTGCCGCCGTACTCGCCTGAGCTCAATCCTGTGGAAAGATTTTGGCAACATTTAAAGGAAAATATAATAAAGAACAAGATGTATGACTCTATTAAATTACTTGAAAATGCTGTATCTGAATTTATTCGAGATATTACGGAAAGTTCGATCAAAACCATTTGCTCTGTGAATTATTTGTCTAGTTATTTATGA
- the gatB gene encoding Asp-tRNA(Asn)/Glu-tRNA(Gln) amidotransferase subunit GatB, producing the protein MTKEDWEAVIGLEVHAQVSSNTKLFSSSSTEFGAEHNTQVSLVDAAMPGTLPILNYYCVEQAIRTGLALSAEINKCSYFDRKNYFYPDLPQGYQITQFFEPIVKNGRVFINDNEKEIRIARIHLEQDAGKSVHEESKTYVDLNRAGVALMEIVSEPDLRSSAEAAECMKKLRQILRYTGSCDGDMEKGSLRCDANVSVRLKGSNTFGTRCEIKNLNSIRHIVQAIDYEIQRQIEILESGEEISQDTLLFDVASGKTKVMRNKEDASDYRYFPEPDLLPVEVSQEKIDLIQSSLPELPDQKKLRYIEELGINEYDANVITSDKATADYFEELIKKHDSKLAVTWLTVELFGRLNKAGIDIVSSPIKANALSELLDFIVDGTISAKLGKQVFDSMFETGKPASLIIEEQDLKQITDRGQISEVIDTIVNNNQDKVQEYKSGKTKLYGFFVGEVMKLTKGKASPDVVNSILSERLSN; encoded by the coding sequence ATGACGAAAGAGGATTGGGAAGCGGTAATTGGGCTTGAGGTGCACGCTCAAGTTTCTTCTAATACGAAGCTATTTTCTAGCTCATCAACGGAATTTGGTGCTGAGCATAACACTCAAGTTTCTCTAGTTGATGCGGCAATGCCAGGTACGCTGCCAATACTAAATTATTACTGCGTAGAACAAGCAATACGCACCGGTCTTGCACTTTCTGCAGAAATTAATAAGTGTTCTTACTTTGATCGGAAAAATTATTTTTATCCCGATTTACCGCAAGGTTACCAGATAACCCAGTTTTTTGAGCCAATAGTTAAAAATGGTAGAGTATTTATCAACGACAATGAAAAGGAAATAAGAATCGCGAGAATTCATTTAGAGCAAGATGCAGGAAAGAGCGTTCATGAGGAAAGCAAAACTTATGTGGATTTAAACCGTGCAGGGGTTGCTTTAATGGAAATTGTTTCAGAACCAGATCTCCGTTCATCTGCAGAAGCTGCAGAATGCATGAAAAAATTGAGGCAGATTTTGCGTTACACTGGTTCGTGTGATGGTGATATGGAAAAGGGATCACTTCGTTGTGATGCAAATGTTTCTGTCCGCCTAAAAGGCAGTAATACATTTGGCACTCGTTGTGAGATAAAAAATCTGAACTCGATACGTCATATTGTGCAAGCTATAGACTATGAAATACAAAGACAAATTGAAATTTTAGAAAGTGGAGAAGAAATAAGTCAAGATACCTTATTGTTTGACGTTGCTTCGGGAAAAACAAAAGTGATGCGAAACAAAGAGGATGCAAGCGACTATAGATACTTCCCTGAGCCCGACTTGTTGCCTGTTGAGGTAAGCCAGGAGAAAATTGATTTAATTCAATCATCTTTGCCCGAGTTGCCAGATCAAAAAAAGCTGCGATACATTGAGGAATTAGGTATCAATGAATACGATGCAAACGTTATTACTTCCGATAAGGCAACCGCTGATTACTTTGAGGAATTGATAAAAAAACATGATTCAAAGCTCGCGGTTACTTGGTTAACTGTAGAGCTTTTCGGTCGTTTAAATAAAGCAGGTATTGATATTGTGAGCTCTCCAATCAAAGCCAATGCCTTGTCCGAACTCTTAGATTTTATCGTTGATGGAACGATCTCTGCTAAACTTGGCAAACAGGTATTCGATAGTATGTTTGAAACTGGCAAACCTGCATCTTTAATTATAGAAGAGCAAGACCTAAAACAAATAACCGATAGAGGTCAAATATCAGAAGTTATCGACACAATCGTCAATAACAACCAAGATAAAGTTCAAGAATATAAAAGCGGTAAAACAAAATTATACGGATTCTTTGTCGGTGAAGTTATGAAACTTACCAAAGGAAAAGCCAGCCCTGATGTGGTGAATTCAATTTTGAGTGAGAGATTAAGTAATTAG